The Levilactobacillus namurensis genomic interval ACCCGAGTACCGACTAACTTCAACTGGTAAGCGGTCGCCGTCACGTTAGCGTTTTGCATGCTTGCCTTAGCCGGCTGGGCAATCGCTTGGTAAATGTCCGTATCCGCTAAGACACCCCATAACCGGTGCTTAGCGTCTTCTCGCAAGGCGATCAAGAGCCGGTCCCCCTGTTGCGGCCACAGTTCCATCATGTCTGGCAAGTCGTCTAATGAGACCACGATGTCCTTATCGGGTAAGCCGATGTTCACGAAGACCCCTAACTGCCGCTGGGTCCGGACGACCGTCCCCCAACCGTAGTGGTCAACCTGGGCATCCGGCGCGTTCCGGGTCATCGCCATCTGGTGATCTTCATTCTCGTAAGCAAAGCCGCGAAAAGTGGCGCCAGCACGCAAGGGTTTCTTGATTTCACTCTTCGCTAACCGAAAAGTGGTCCCCGCAACCTGCACAAAG includes:
- a CDS encoding S1 RNA-binding domain-containing protein, translating into MENLLGRIVAGNVTDQNETDYFVQVAGTTFRLAKSEIKKPLRAGATFRGFAYENEDHQMAMTRNAPDAQVDHYGWGTVVRTQRQLGVFVNIGLPDKDIVVSLDDLPDMMELWPQQGDRLLIALREDAKHRLWGVLADTDIYQAIAQPAKASMQNANVTATAYQLKLVGTRVMTDHFELGFIHPSEREREPRLGEELHARVIGVHDDGTLNLSLKPRAYEAIDDDSAMLLAALEHSQAGHLEFSDKSSPAAIKAYFGISKGQFKRAVGHLLKARWISQHDGELWLVQPEESTTDTTPDTTD